A genomic region of Devosia ginsengisoli contains the following coding sequences:
- a CDS encoding AGE family epimerase/isomerase, which yields MTDAKLTLPKTNSSPWPNRPFHRQYLMRQANNLFDFFEAPSMNPKGGFFELDDDGNPLDADNATRQIHVTTRMVHCAVLGSLIGRPGSDEIVDHGMRYIWDRHRDPRRGGYVWSLDDAGVTNGAKQAYGHAFVLLAASSASLVGHPLAKEMLADVTEVINTRFWEEKSGSVRDEYNHDWSQLLPYRGQNANMHMTEALMAAFEATGNRDYLTKAERIAELIILKHAVPLGHRVAEHFDENWVLDRNYEGNEMFRPSGTTPGHWLEWARLLYQLWVLGEKRLSWMTGAARALFHQSIELGWDSVHGGFFYTLDWDNKPIMREKLWWPVSEAIGAAAYISAFDNEDYFQAWYRKLWDYAENHVIDHQRGGWLSELKEDLTPTSRLFVGKPDIYHALQACLIPLYPTTGSLTKGIIEADHTAKHLV from the coding sequence ATGACCGACGCCAAGCTGACGCTGCCCAAGACCAATTCGAGCCCGTGGCCGAACCGGCCGTTTCATCGGCAGTATCTGATGCGGCAGGCCAATAACCTGTTCGATTTCTTCGAAGCGCCGTCGATGAATCCCAAGGGCGGGTTTTTCGAGCTGGATGATGACGGCAATCCGCTCGATGCCGACAATGCCACGAGGCAAATCCATGTCACCACGCGCATGGTGCATTGCGCGGTGCTGGGCAGCCTGATCGGACGGCCGGGATCGGACGAAATCGTCGATCATGGTATGCGCTATATCTGGGACAGGCATCGCGATCCGCGCCGGGGCGGCTATGTGTGGAGCCTCGACGATGCCGGGGTGACCAATGGGGCCAAGCAGGCCTATGGCCATGCCTTCGTGCTGCTGGCAGCATCGAGCGCGAGCCTGGTGGGGCATCCGCTGGCCAAGGAGATGCTGGCCGATGTGACCGAGGTGATCAATACGCGGTTCTGGGAAGAGAAAAGCGGCTCGGTGCGCGACGAATATAATCACGACTGGTCCCAGCTCCTGCCCTATCGCGGGCAGAATGCGAATATGCATATGACCGAGGCGCTGATGGCGGCCTTCGAGGCCACGGGCAACCGAGACTACCTCACCAAGGCCGAGCGGATCGCCGAGCTGATCATCCTCAAGCATGCCGTGCCGCTGGGGCATCGGGTGGCCGAGCATTTCGACGAGAACTGGGTGCTCGACAGGAATTACGAGGGCAATGAAATGTTCCGCCCTTCCGGCACGACGCCGGGGCATTGGCTGGAATGGGCGCGGCTGCTGTATCAGTTGTGGGTCTTGGGTGAGAAGCGGCTGAGCTGGATGACGGGCGCGGCGCGCGCCCTGTTCCACCAGTCGATCGAGCTGGGCTGGGACAGCGTGCATGGCGGATTTTTCTATACGCTGGACTGGGACAACAAGCCGATCATGCGGGAAAAGCTGTGGTGGCCGGTGAGCGAGGCCATCGGGGCGGCCGCCTATATCTCGGCCTTCGACAATGAGGACTATTTCCAGGCCTGGTATCGCAAGCTCTGGGACTATGCCGAGAACCATGTGATCGACCACCAGCGCGGCGGCTGGCTCAGCGAACTCAAGGAAGACCTGACACCGACCTCGCGCCTGTTCGTGGGCAAGCCGGATATCTATCACGCGCTGCAGGCCTGCCTGATCCCGCTCTATCCGACGACGGGAAGCCTGACGAAGGGAATTATCGAGGCGGACCATACGGCCAAGCATTTGGTGTGA
- the nadC gene encoding carboxylating nicotinate-nucleotide diphosphorylase, whose product MSRSNRLPAELPRLLVERAVAAALEEDLGLAGDLTSQATLAPEARATASLSAREPGVIAGLDLAAAAFRLVGDGVSFTPEVADGDKVAAGDVVAVVTGPARLVMSAERVALNFLNHLSGIATLTRDYADAVAGTGAQICDTRKTTPGLRAFQKYAVRCGGGANHRYALDDAILIKDNHIAVAGSVTAAYQAAEAFAGHLVAIEIEVTTLAELEEALAAGARVVLLDNMDNETLRQAVAVNAGRAKLEASGGVKLDRVRSIGETGVDYISTSQITMAATPLDLGLDVVVER is encoded by the coding sequence ATGTCACGATCCAATCGCCTGCCTGCCGAATTGCCGCGCCTGTTGGTGGAGCGTGCGGTGGCTGCTGCGCTGGAGGAGGATCTGGGGCTGGCGGGGGATTTGACCAGCCAGGCGACGCTGGCGCCCGAGGCTCGGGCGACGGCCAGCCTTTCGGCGCGGGAGCCGGGGGTGATCGCGGGGCTGGACCTGGCGGCGGCGGCGTTTCGGCTGGTGGGCGATGGCGTGAGCTTTACGCCTGAAGTGGCTGACGGCGACAAGGTGGCGGCGGGCGATGTAGTGGCTGTGGTGACCGGCCCTGCCCGGCTGGTGATGTCGGCAGAACGTGTGGCGCTGAACTTTCTCAACCATCTGAGCGGCATTGCCACGCTGACGCGGGACTATGCCGATGCGGTGGCGGGGACCGGGGCGCAGATCTGCGATACGCGCAAGACGACGCCGGGGCTGCGGGCGTTCCAGAAATATGCGGTGCGCTGTGGCGGCGGGGCCAATCACCGCTATGCGCTGGATGATGCCATTCTCATCAAGGACAACCATATCGCGGTGGCCGGGAGCGTGACGGCGGCCTATCAGGCGGCCGAGGCATTTGCCGGGCATCTGGTGGCCATCGAGATCGAAGTGACCACGCTGGCGGAGCTGGAAGAGGCGCTGGCGGCGGGGGCGCGCGTGGTGCTGCTCGACAATATGGACAATGAAACGCTGCGGCAGGCCGTGGCCGTCAATGCCGGGCGGGCGAAGCTGGAAGCCTCGGGCGGGGTGAAGCTGGACCGGGTGCGGTCGATCGGCGAAACGGGCGTGGACTACATTTCCACCAGCCAGATCACCATGGCGGCCACGCCGCTCGACCTGGGACTCGACGTGGTGGTGGAGCGCTGA
- a CDS encoding class 1 fructose-bisphosphatase gives MTTTLAQWLAAQPVDQKLASVVATMADASAEIAAVLRLAPIAGQTGLAGATNVQGEAQKALDVISNDIVLNHIRQNPEISILVSEELDEAVHIENQGGFMVATDPLDGSSNLDVNVTVGTIFSVLDARKGLLQKGSAQLAAGYAAYGPATSLVLTFGASTAVFTLDGSGTFVLTVERVTVAPASGEYAINTARERFWDAATRGYVAENVAGETGPAGKRYNMRWVGSMVADIHRILMRGGIFMYPLDSETVSKGGRLRLLYEANPMALLVEAAGGKSTTGQEKILELMPTGIHQRVPVILGSAEEVERVEGWYARG, from the coding sequence ATGACCACGACCCTCGCCCAATGGCTTGCTGCACAGCCTGTCGACCAAAAGCTTGCCTCGGTGGTCGCCACCATGGCTGATGCGAGCGCTGAGATTGCAGCTGTGTTGCGGCTCGCGCCGATTGCGGGGCAGACGGGGCTGGCGGGGGCGACCAATGTGCAGGGGGAGGCGCAGAAGGCGCTTGATGTGATCTCAAACGACATTGTTTTGAATCACATAAGGCAGAATCCCGAGATTTCGATTCTGGTGTCGGAAGAGCTGGATGAAGCGGTTCACATCGAGAATCAGGGCGGGTTCATGGTGGCGACGGACCCGTTGGACGGCTCTTCAAATCTCGACGTAAACGTCACGGTGGGCACGATTTTTTCGGTGCTGGATGCGCGCAAGGGCCTGTTGCAGAAGGGCAGCGCGCAATTGGCGGCGGGCTATGCGGCCTATGGGCCGGCGACGAGCCTGGTGCTGACTTTCGGGGCTTCGACAGCGGTGTTCACGCTGGATGGCAGCGGCACGTTCGTCTTGACGGTGGAGCGGGTGACGGTGGCGCCGGCTTCGGGGGAATATGCGATCAATACGGCGCGGGAGCGGTTCTGGGACGCGGCGACGCGGGGCTATGTGGCCGAGAATGTTGCGGGGGAAACCGGGCCGGCGGGCAAGCGCTACAATATGCGCTGGGTCGGTTCGATGGTGGCGGATATCCATCGGATTTTGATGCGGGGCGGGATTTTCATGTATCCGCTCGACAGCGAGACGGTGAGCAAGGGCGGGCGGTTGCGGCTGCTGTATGAAGCCAATCCGATGGCGCTGCTGGTGGAAGCGGCGGGTGGGAAATCGACGACCGGGCAGGAGAAGATACTCGAGCTGATGCCCACGGGGATACATCAGCGGGTGCCGGTGATTTTGGGGTCGGCGGAAGAGGTTGAGCGAGTGGAGGGTTGGTACGCGCGGGGGTAG